The following nucleotide sequence is from Mangifera indica cultivar Alphonso chromosome 1, CATAS_Mindica_2.1, whole genome shotgun sequence.
TTTAGCTTCTGATTTCTAGTACTAATGTTTTCTATGTTATTTGATCTCTTTTGCAGAGAAGAGCACTGGAGAAACTAATGTGAAAGAGTCCAATTTTGGTGTTGAATGGTGGAACTGAATCCAGTTGTGGAGACCGCGACACCCAGAACAACCAGAAAATCGGAAACGGCAGAAAAGATCACGACAATTACGGCCATGGAGGTGACCGTGACATTGATGTCGATGATGACAACAATAAGAATGATGATGATAGATATGACTAGACTGATCCCTAATTCCCCCCTGTCGGGTTCTTTTGTGTGCCGCAAGCCTACAACAGTGCGTCACAAATAAGGTTTCCGTAGCCAAATCTGGGCGTGAATAAATTTGAATGGCTTCCTTCACTCCTAGAATAATTTCAATGTTACCATAAATTCCATTGTATCAGTATCAGCAGTCATATCTCCATGCTTCTAAGCAACTGCAGTAGAGAACAACTGGTCTACCAGAAATGCTTTACAAAGAATGTTCAGAAATCTCTGATATTGAAGAATACACAGAAGATTTTGTTTTCAAGCACTTTAGAATGTACTTTTGACATTTACTGTTAGTAGCAGGTGTTAGAAAGTTTATAACAACAATTTCAGTAATagtctaaaaagaaaaatctatgAAGGAAGAACTTTAACTCATTAGATTAGATGACCATACAACATGAATTTTCTGGTTGAacagagataaaaaaattgagtaaCTGTAATAAGAAAGTGAAGAAGCCGGTAAGGAGCTggcctatttttcttttttacttttttcttttttctttttcttttttgggtccTTTGGGTTGGTCAAGAGAGGGTGTAGAGGCAAGCACCGCTCTGAAATTTCAGAATCTGAACTCAGGATCGACATCCATTGCCCAAGCAAACTTTGCTAGAAGAGACTTGTTGAAAATCTGCAAGATAACAGATAACCGATGACAAACCGATTAAAGGGCAACATGCTGTAATACATTACCATGGTTGAAACTAGATGCAATTTCATAATTGTGTCCAGATAGTCGAGAGCTGATATtgttggaaaagaaaatttacttAAACCTGAATCCAATTGTGGAAGTAATTTACCTTCTCAATAGGAACTTCATGTCGCTTGCACCATGCGACTGTGATTCTAGGGTCAAGGTAATTGATCTTGGATGTGCCCAAAGCCACAGTTTTTAAATCCTCTTTAGTCTTCATATCTCGTTCCATTTTTTCAATCTTCACATCGGTTTGAGCTATCTTCCTCTCTATCCTGTTCATTAaatcataaacaataatttaacatCATATGAAAATGCATTAAGAGCCCAAAAATACGGTAGCAAAGTTATATTACGCTTCAGGGGTCAGATTCCTCTTTCGCTTTCCATCAGAATCCTTCAATGGGGGCTTCCCTTTTCTAGCCCTGTCCAAATCAATTTTCAGGTCTTTCAGAACACCCTACAAGCAAAATTACAAAGTCAGTTCCACCACGACAAGTTCTGAGTGGAATCAATGAAGTTCCAAAGAGCATGTTTAGAAGGGGCTTGAAACATGGAAGCATCAAGCACCAATCCAACACCAAGTATACAAACACATCCCTATTTTTCATCAGAAAATTTATGAACAgtcaaccaaaaaataaatattttccacCAATGATATTTCTCAACCATGAGAGCTCTAAATTTCCCACTGATCCAGACGTGGTATTACCTTGAGCTCTTCTATTTTCTCAGTCAATCTTGTCATCTGCGCACCATGTGATTTCGAAACAGACCGCTGATGGTTACAAATAATTGCAACCTACAGCAAAGAAAAAGCCATATTTATCAATGTCATAATGTAAATCATGATAAGCATCATCATTTGccaagtaattttgttttagtaCCCGTCTTTACCTCTTTGTTAGCAGTCTGGTAAACAACAATCTTTTCTGCAACATCACCTTCTTTAGTTTCCTTACTCAACTGTAAAAGGCAAAACAATATTCAGAAGGATTTATATCATAGCaggaaattgaaaaacaaaacccAATAAAGATCAAGCTAGATAGAAATACTAAATAATGTCcgtgtaaaattataaaatgatcaAACAAATCTTTCAATGAAATAGTTAAGggcaaaacaaaacataagGCCCAACTTAATAGTTTTTAACGCTATTTTACTTATCCACAAAAATATTTGGAAATTTCCAAAACACAATTATATGCCCACAGTAATCACGTTTTCCTATAACTTCTTTCccacaaattaaaaaaccatAGATATTTACTCAATGAAGGCAGAAAGATGATTCCATTCTCTGTCTAACAACTTACCATCTCATCCAATGTAATTGAGGCATTATATGTACGGAAAACTTTAGCCGTCAGACCAGGCATGAGTTCCTTCAGATGAGCATTCAGTTTAGCTGTATCCAGCTTGTCGAACAGATCATCATTTTGCTTCTTTCCtggacaaaagaaaaaacacgCATAAGAcacaataatgataaaaaaaatccatgtAACCCAATGTAATTGGTCATTTACTCACCAGTTTGAAACTGCCCAATTGCCTTGTACACAGGAAGCTCAACTTCAACTGTGTTTACATATTGAATTGAATCTTTACCAAGGAAGTCAAACTGATTGATCAAACAGGAATAGACATATTAACACTTCCAGCTAGAAGGCTAAAACCAAAGGGTGTGGAATATTATTAGCTAGGAGGTGAAAAATTGAACTTCTATAAACTTTGTTAAGTTTCCCAGCACGGGTACCAATTGCTCTCAATCATTCTTCTCATAACTTTTCCAATcttgtatttataaaataaaatgcacTAATGTTGAATCTTGTCAGACATTAGCAACAATACCTTTAACTTATTTGGAGGGATACACTCTACATTCCCCACTTTCAATGTACAGCAACCAACAGTATCAGCTTCATCATCATCCTGTTGAAGTCaaccaaaaaacaaagaaacctTCATAAATTTCTTATAAACAGTGCAACAGCTATCAGAATTTTGGCAGCCCAAAATGCAGAAGGTAAATGTAAGCACCACATATAGAATGGTGGCACATGTTCCAATAACACACAaggaaacaagaaaaagaaacagcCAAAAATAGAAAAGCCCAAGGTATATGACACTTCAGACagaaaataaatacacatttgaTCCTAACAATgacaaaatattgaatataacTCAATACAATCCAAAAGCACAGAAACAAAACAAGGTTAAAATAGTTCAAACTTTTATCTAGTTGAAACGATATAAATAGAACTTAATTTGGAAAAGCTTCTTGCAATgtgaagaggaaaagaaaaaataaatcaagatgtGAATGGTACTAGTCATAAAACTTGGAGCTGCTCATAACATCTTTGCACCCAGGAAAAGAACCACACCTCTATACCACACAATTCAATGTAACAGAAGAGCTGTCATACTCAAAACTATCAACAGAATTATATATACGATACACACACATAGAATACCTTCTCGTTACCCGCCCTAAGTGCTAATTTATCAATAAGATAGGTCGCAACTGCTATTTGCCTCCTTGAAACATCTTTGCTAGTAAAATCCTTAGTGTAAGATGCTCTAATGCTCTCTATGTAATCCTGCAATTAAGCATAGGGTTAGCTACAGAAAACTTGTTACATattaccaaaagaaaaatagCATAGAGAAAAAACTTGGCTATCCAAGAAAAGAAGCACGCAGGTGAATACCTTCAGCTTTCTTgctttctcatatttttctttgtcaCTTTGTCCCTTCAAGGAACTGCTAGCTGCCAGGAACACATACTTGAATTCCTTTGGATTAATTGGATCATTCCAGAAAGCTAACCATGTGACAGTGTTATCATGCTTTACTTCCTTCCAGCTGCCAAGGTAAACTCAGGAGTTACAAAAACCTAAAGAATAAGAGTTCCTAAATATCTGAAATAGAAAAAGCCTATCCCTTCCCTTCCCCCATGAAAAATATTGAGAAATAAACCTTTCACCAGGGATCGGACATTCAGGAATCGGGGCATCCTCCCCAATATTTATGGTAATGTCACTTGGACGGATACGTTTTTTCAGCTTCCCCATCtattaagaacaaaaaaacaaacaaagaaaaaaaatcaatttccttCAGAAGCAGTAAGGACTAGTGCAAATTTAATTGATACCCATGATATTTCagtaagagcaatattatatacacttataatgAATACCAATTTGGAtacttataatgatatatcactatatgattggatattactttattcttaattcaaaatcattcaatcatgtaataacatatcatcattggTACACAAATTGGTACtcattaaaagtataaataccATCACTCTTTCGGTAAACAGTTCTTAATTTTCAATCATTTATCAAAAGATGTCAGCAGAACCTTTGGGTGCTCTCCCCTGCCTCGAAATAGCCCAGGTGGTTCAACTCTGAAATTCCCAACCTGATATACATTATCAATCAGCACCAATCCtctagaaataagaaaaattaactACTCAAACATAAATTCATACACTTCAGACAACAGCACATACATTAGCTAACTattagtagtagtagtagtaagTAGCAATCAAAACACATGGGCAAGGGCACTAGACCATGACAAAAGTGACAGCAAAAAAGATCATATAAACTAAAGAAGATAGCCAAAGAACCATTTCATCTCAATCCTAACATATTTAAGAAGTAACGATTAAAAAAGACAACCTTAAACACAGTAAGCCTCCTTAAAAAGAAAGGCACCGTGTAAAAAAACAGTAAATGTTGAAAGATATAGGATGAAGGGATTCACAAAGATAGACTTCACCGAGCAGCTGTCATGGTAGAATGGCATCACCTGTTAGCCCAAAGAGAATGTTGCTAATATCACAAAAAGGAGTCTAATGGGCTTCAGTCTacctcaaaaaagaaaaaatcaatcaaacacaGAAGAAATTTCTTAAGGCTGTATTCTGAATAGGGCTCATCATCTACTACTACTAGAGTAAGTTAATTACACAAACTAGAAGTGGAAATGGCTAACACAACAAATAGTCCATAGATAAATCACTCTACAGTCAGAAACTGAGacttcaggaaaaaaaaaaaaaagcaagataAATGGTAACCTTCTCTTTGACACCATCAACAATAGCCCACATATACTTCTCCTcttgtttcattttctcttctctcacaGCCTTCTTCTCCTACAAGAACAGAAGCttttacattaattattatcaaaCTGAACGATTATATAAATTCTGCCGGAATAAGAAGATTAAAGCACAAATCTTGGTTTTAATACAGGACTACTAACAGCAGTCATAAAGTGAAAACTGACATGTAACcaaatctaaaaacatttataattacCATTGCAATGCAAATCAGGAAGATCAGGGAAAGGAATCAGATTCCATTCAAGTATGGAGCAAGATAGATGGTTTCAGAGCCCAAAAGCAGGTAACCCAGAAATAAGAGATAGAATCCGAGATTATggcattaaaattatttagagaaaaaaaaatttagtccATTATCCACAAACATAACCTATCTAAAAAGGGTCAAAAGCTTAGATAAGCAATTTCGCAAATTCCTACTTAAAGCAACGAAGAATTTTATGATGTACCCCCGAACTGATTTACAGTCTTTAGCTTAGTAATATGCAAACATGCTTCATTTTAAGGGAAGTGTCTTCCATTGTGGCAATTGGAAGCCTGCAAACTCCATTGAAAATGCTTGATTTCTAACaggagtaatactatgtgtacccactttgagtacacaaattagtacacacttatatgtgtcattatgtgattagatgttactttctcattaattcaaaatcactcgaTCACATGTtgacatacataaatatgtactcAAAATGGGTATGCATAGTTCCATTATTCTAACAAAAGGCATAGTTCCTCATGAACCAATAAACATACCAAAGTAAACAACCATTTACTCCAATGCTTTGAACTGGATAAACAAATGCAAAAATGttctaataaaatgaaaaattaagtgCTGTATTGGTGGGTCAAGGTCATTGGTCAATGCCCTGTAAGTAAACTAGTCAACAAGATAAAAAACAACTAATGAGactgttaggatcccaagtgcaaggtatgggacttggatcccacattggaaagtatgggcaactagtgtggggtttatatggtcttgggctctcccatctcaatagatagcttttgaggtgtggttctcctaaggttcgtatcatttggtatcaaagtcatcaccatgtctctcagttgcaatcgtgcggcgcaggtggtgacgccggcattgtagtgttcgcccggggctagcagggagctagcgcacagccagcccgCATAGGTGCCGGGGCTacggagcgtggtggtatgttaggatcccaagtgcaaggtatgggatttggatcccacattggaaaatatgggcaactagtgtggggtttatatggtcttgggttctcccatctcaatagctagcttttgaggtgtaattctcctaaggttcgtatcagaGACACAGgcaagaaattaaaaactaGGGAAAAAAGGAAATGTTTACAGAGGCAAGGGATGAGGAACCTAATAGTAACTCAACATTTTGTCATTTTGCATGTCAAACCACCAAGTTTACAGTGCAACAAACTTACTTCAGAATTCATCTGTTTCTTTATCTCCTTCTGCTGCTGATGCCAATCATAAATTGGCTTAAAATCACAATCCGTCAAGTTCTGAATTACATGGTTTTTCCCCAGCAATTTACGCCAATCAGTCCAAAAGTTCTCTTTGAATTTTGGTTTCTGCATGTAATCTGTTTCTAGCATCACCGCATACATTGTTGCAACCTGCAGATTTAAGACATCATATGTAAAACAATGAACTTGAAGCAAGTATGATGTAGCAATGTAGATATCTTCTCACAAATGTAATTGTGGGCAGGAATGAACATAAAATTCAAGCATGCAAATGAAGTCTTTGAGAGAATGTGAAACCTCTTCCTGTTCAGGAGTCAAATCAACTGTCTTCCCCTTGTAGAGCATCTTAACTCCATGAGGTGTGTATGGAGGTGGAAAAATGACACCATTATGAACAAGAGTAGTCCATTTTTTCTGCCCATCACCAGAGCTAGGGAGcattttggttgattttgaatattttgaattttttattattttcttggacttcttgttaattttctttgatgaaGACGAATCAacttttgttacttttgttatCTTTGTAGAATTTGCTTTTATATCTGATGATATTGATTTCTTCATTCTCTGGGCTATGGGAATATGGTCGTCATCGTCTGCTTTCTGTTCTGCTTTTACCGATACTTGTTTAACTTTCATTTCTGTGTAAGTATTGGAAACCTTTGGCTTTTTAGCTGATGATGTGCCTGTTGAACTCACCTTATCTAAGGGTCTCTTAATTGACCCAAAGGAAGACTTTTGCCGCTTGTCCAATGTGGTTGAACCATTCTGCTGAAGTTTTGATGTCAGAGGTTTCTTCTCATCAGGATCACTATGCTTTCCACCCGATGTTCCACCACAGGACTTTGGGAACCTTGACGATAATGGAGCTTCATCATCAGAATCATCAAAAGCACTTTTAACATTGATCCTAGAAATTGGTGATGTATCAGCTTTAGGAGCACTGGGCCCTCTATTAGCATTGTTGTTGTTTCCCTTAAGTCTAGCACTCAAGGGCTTGTGGTCTTCAAAATCCTCATCATCATTTTCAAGGCCATTACTAACTGAACCATCTTCCTTCTTGTCCAAACTTGATGCATTTGGTTGTGGTGATTGCTTTAACCGATCATCCAAAGGACTTGGTGTCTTTGAAGTGAGCACAGGTGACTTCGCTGGTGACCCCTTGGCAGATGAAGATGATGCTTTTAGACTAGGCGGGGGAGATCTCATAGGAGATGCCTTGGAAAATGGAACCGTTGTCTTACCCTTCTGAGTATTGGCATTTTGACCATTGGCTGTGGATGATGACGGTTTCTTACCTTCAGAATTCACTTGGTTCTGCTTAGCAGCTGTGTTACTCCTTTTGAAAACTACTGGACCATCATCGTCATCGTCGTCAAAATCACTGACTATGTTTGGTTTAGTAGAAGCCTCAATAGCCATTATCCCAGTACACAATTTGTTGGCATGTATGTCTCAGTtctgattaaaataaaataccaaTATTACAATTAAAACCAATGTAAAGCAGTTTAGACATTGTATACCACTACAAACAAATAGCCGCTATTATATATTACACCAAAAGTTTCAAAAGACAACAAGTACAAACCATAACTGATTCAAGATTCAACCCATAAATTGATAACTAATTCCATTACCGACAAGAGCAAACAACACTCTACTTGGTAAAATCCGAATGCAACAAGATAGCTCCCTCAGCAAAGAAATGAAGAGACAAACAAGAGgtttaaatttggttcaatttatccaattaaaattacacTAAGCTGAACATATCAGGGGCAGCATTAGAAATAAGCTTATGGGCCAATCTGTATTCTGTCTTTGGAACTACTAGCTGTAAACAACCAATACAATACAACAAGATacggaaaaaataaattagagaaCCTATGCAAAGAGAACTTTCACAAATGAACGTAAATAAGCATATCCAGAAGCTGAAGCTAGGAGTAATAGTTTATTACagagaaaaaacaattttaggGATAAACTCAGATTAGGAAAAGCtgcaaaaactttaaaaaaaaaaatccaaaactaAGCTAAATGTTACAGCATTAAACCGGAAAAAAAGCTGATGATTTGTCAATAAGAAATTATAAGGCAAAAACGAAATAAAAATGGAACCTTTCAAAGAACAGATCGAGCAGGTGATTGAGTAGATCAAATCCTCTCCTTCAATATCTCTATATCGCTCTCGCTCGCTCTCTGTCCTTTGTGGTGGTTCAGATGATAGAAGCCAGAACTTCTAGCCCTAATGGATTAATTTGGGGCAAATAAATGGGGCTGGGCCTGGTTTTCTGATATGGTTTTGAGCCTTTGGGCCTCCACCCGTTGCACCTAAGAGCCCAATAGCCTGATTTGGAATAAACAACAGAGTTTAGGTAAGGTTGGATTCAATCAGGTGGAGCCTAAACAAGCCCTAATTCGACATCAACTCAAAATTGACAGAGGGTTGCATtgagtgataaaaaatatattataatatgattgattgattttaaaataaagatcaagtaatataaaatcacataatgatacataatttatatacttatttgtatactaaaaaatatatacatataacattacttttatatttattcaaattcatataattGCCATTTTGTTTGCAAACAAGGATTTTGTGTGTTCAATATTGTTCTTATCAATTCAGTTTGGAAATTACATCATATCTATGAAAGTCTATAATTTTGgtgaaaaattatgtattaattgaTAAACCCTAAAgagcaaaataaattttaataataatatgacacTTGAAAAAGGATAATCTTCAGccttatgttttaattgatgtaGTTAATAAAAGTggatattatttatcaaattaataatcacaaccaatatttatgaatatatatcaaatgttgGGTTGACCAAAGGGTTTGTTCGTTGACTAGTCAATCGGGCTGATAACATCAACATAACAAAACTAAAGATTTCACACAAACTTTAGTTATGTAATGTCATCATGATGTTAACATGACATTAATATTATAGTCGAATTGATCTGAttatcaaactataatttaatattatttacctaATTCAATCctgatttaatttgatcaaattgttaaaataaatttttttatatgcttatattaaaaaaacagacCATTGGTGATTTATCCTTGAAACCActcatatttgataaattattgtgTGAATATGGCTACAAGAAGAGAGGTCACATTTTAACACGTTACATTTTATAAACAAACatacatatcattatataatttgatgatctattttttaatatccgGTTGAATACTTAAATgatttaagtattattttatttttaatttaaaatcatctaactatataatcaaatatcatTTGAATACCCAAATACTTAAAATCCGGCTTatgtattttattgataataatggAACAAGATGAATCACATGCACAGTTGAACATTCAACATGAGTTAAATATCGATGGAGTCATTCacattttgtaaaaaaaattaaaattagagaaaagGATAACGGAAAAGAATAAATTCATGTCTTAGTTTTAATGTTAATGAATGTTGCTTTATCGATAAAATCTGTTCTTAACAAAGTCTGTTGTATTTAAGAACTCCCTTATGGTTACCATTCCTCAATAGTTGCGGCCAAAACAGTCAAACGATGGTCACTGCCACAAACACCACCACCAGAGGCCTCATAACCATTGGGTGTAACAGCCACTTGATACCCTCTTTACTGCCACCTCCATGATCACACACATTCCA
It contains:
- the LOC123222256 gene encoding DNA topoisomerase 1 alpha-like translates to MAIEASTKPNIVSDFDDDDDDGPVVFKRSNTAAKQNQVNSEGKKPSSSTANGQNANTQKGKTTVPFSKASPMRSPPPSLKASSSSAKGSPAKSPVLTSKTPSPLDDRLKQSPQPNASSLDKKEDGSVSNGLENDDEDFEDHKPLSARLKGNNNNANRGPSAPKADTSPISRINVKSAFDDSDDEAPLSSRFPKSCGGTSGGKHSDPDEKKPLTSKLQQNGSTTLDKRQKSSFGSIKRPLDKVSSTGTSSAKKPKVSNTYTEMKVKQVSVKAEQKADDDDHIPIAQRMKKSISSDIKANSTKITKVTKVDSSSSKKINKKSKKIIKNSKYSKSTKMLPSSGDGQKKWTTLVHNGVIFPPPYTPHGVKMLYKGKTVDLTPEQEEVATMYAVMLETDYMQKPKFKENFWTDWRKLLGKNHVIQNLTDCDFKPIYDWHQQQKEIKKQMNSEEKKAVREEKMKQEEKYMWAIVDGVKEKVGNFRVEPPGLFRGRGEHPKMGKLKKRIRPSDITINIGEDAPIPECPIPGESWKEVKHDNTVTWLAFWNDPINPKEFKYVFLAASSSLKGQSDKEKYEKARKLKDYIESIRASYTKDFTSKDVSRRQIAVATYLIDKLALRAGNEKDDDEADTVGCCTLKVGNVECIPPNKLKFDFLGKDSIQYVNTVEVELPVYKAIGQFQTGKKQNDDLFDKLDTAKLNAHLKELMPGLTAKVFRTYNASITLDEMLSKETKEGDVAEKIVVYQTANKEVAIICNHQRSVSKSHGAQMTRLTEKIEELKGVLKDLKIDLDRARKGKPPLKDSDGKRKRNLTPEAIERKIAQTDVKIEKMERDMKTKEDLKTVALGTSKINYLDPRITVAWCKRHEVPIEKIFNKSLLAKFAWAMDVDPEFRF